Proteins from a single region of Streptomyces glaucescens:
- the ispG gene encoding flavodoxin-dependent (E)-4-hydroxy-3-methylbut-2-enyl-diphosphate synthase, whose translation MTAISLGMPSVPTKLAERRKSRQIQVGSVAVGGDAPVSVQSMTTTRTSDIGATLQQIAELTASGCQIVRVACPTQDDADALPVIAKKSQIPVIADIHFQPKYVFAAIEAGCAAVRVNPGNIKQFDDKVKEIARAAKEHGTPIRIGVNAGSLDRRLLQKYGKATPEALVESALWEASLFEEHDFRDIKISVKHNDPVVMIEAYRQLAEQCDYPLHLGVTEAGPAFQGTIKSAVAFGALLSQGIGDTIRVSLSAPPVEEVKVGLQILQSLGLRQRGLEIVSCPSCGRAQVDVYKLAEEVTAGLTGMEVPLRVAVMGCVVNGPGEAREADLGVASGNGKGQIFVKGEVIKTVPESKIVETLIEEAMKLAAQMEADGVISGEPSVSVAG comes from the coding sequence ATGACTGCGATTTCTCTCGGCATGCCGTCCGTTCCGACCAAGCTCGCCGAGCGCCGGAAGAGCCGGCAGATCCAGGTCGGCTCCGTGGCGGTCGGCGGGGACGCCCCGGTCTCGGTCCAGTCCATGACGACGACCCGCACCTCGGACATCGGCGCCACCCTCCAGCAGATCGCCGAGCTGACCGCCTCCGGCTGCCAGATCGTCCGGGTCGCCTGCCCCACGCAGGACGACGCCGACGCCCTGCCGGTCATCGCGAAGAAGTCGCAGATCCCGGTCATCGCCGACATCCACTTCCAGCCGAAGTACGTCTTCGCCGCGATCGAGGCCGGCTGCGCCGCCGTCCGGGTCAACCCGGGCAACATCAAGCAGTTCGACGACAAGGTCAAGGAGATCGCCAGGGCGGCGAAGGAGCACGGCACGCCGATCCGCATCGGCGTCAACGCGGGCTCACTCGACCGGCGCCTGCTCCAGAAGTACGGCAAGGCGACCCCCGAGGCCCTGGTCGAGTCCGCCCTCTGGGAGGCGTCCCTCTTCGAGGAGCACGACTTCCGGGACATCAAGATCTCGGTCAAGCACAACGACCCGGTCGTCATGATCGAGGCGTACCGCCAGCTCGCCGAGCAGTGCGACTACCCGCTCCACCTCGGCGTCACCGAGGCCGGCCCCGCCTTCCAGGGCACCATCAAGTCGGCGGTCGCCTTCGGCGCCCTGCTCTCCCAGGGCATCGGCGACACCATCCGGGTCTCCCTCTCCGCCCCGCCCGTGGAGGAGGTCAAGGTCGGCCTGCAGATCCTGCAGTCCCTCGGGCTGCGCCAGCGCGGCCTGGAGATCGTCTCCTGCCCGTCCTGCGGCCGGGCCCAGGTCGACGTGTACAAGCTCGCCGAAGAGGTCACCGCGGGCCTGACCGGCATGGAGGTCCCGCTCCGCGTCGCCGTCATGGGCTGCGTCGTCAACGGCCCCGGCGAGGCCCGCGAGGCCGACCTCGGGGTCGCCTCCGGCAACGGCAAGGGCCAGATCTTCGTCAAGGGCGAGGTCATCAAGACCGTCCCCGAGTCCAAGATCGTCGAGACCCTCATCGAGGAGGCCATGAAGCTGGCCGCCCAGATGGAGGCCGACGGCGTCATCTCGGGCGAGCCGTCCGTATCGGTGGCCGGCTGA